Genomic window (Megamonas funiformis):
ATATTTACTTTTCTTTCATGAGCAAGAAAAGTAACAAAAGAACTCTACCTCCCGATACCAATTTTTCTTTGTCAATTATAAAATCATTACTATAACGCTCTAAACTCGCTTCGCTCAAACAGTAGAGCTAAATTCATAGTCATGATTTTATCCTTGCCAATAGCCTACGGCTACCGCAAAATTTGCTAACGTGAGGAATATTTGGTTATTATTATGTTACTTCTTCCGCATTTTAAAATTTTAATGGTAACGCTAGTTATTGAAAAAAATTATCGCTGAATACGGTTTTAGTCTGAATGTTTGAGCGTAGCGAGTTTCTAAGCGTTGTATGAAGCGATAATTGTTTTCAAAATTAAAAATTTTATCTGCGGTGGTTTTCTTTGGTTCGTTTCTTTGCCATCAAAGAAATGAACAAATATATTTATTTATCATTTTTCGTATTTTAAAAATTTAATAAAGGCATAAAAAAAGACAAGCCTTTCACTTGCCTTTATGATACAATATCCTGCGGAGAATAAATTGATGTGTCGGCTCTCTCTCTTTTGAGGGAGGTGGTAAATATGACCGATTATGAAGTATTATCTTTGATAATCTCTTTCTTAACTCTTGTATTTACTATACTTTCTTATCTCAATTAAAATTGAAATAAAAAAGAAGCCGTCTTAACGGACAGCCTCTTCTCCATTTTTGCAGAATTCTCAGAAGAGGGCTGACGTAGCGAACATCAGTTTATTCTCTTCTTTTGCCTATATTATACTATAGCACAAAAACAAAATCAAATTTCATATATTAACCTCTTTTGTATTTTAAAATTTATTTATGATATCTTTTTTATCTATTTCTTTACCACCAAAAAAATGAACAATTATAATTTGCTAACGTGAGGGATATTCGGTTATTATTACGTTACTTCTTCCGCATTATAAAATTTAGCGGTAATCGTAAGATTATTGAAAAATATTATCATTGAATACGTTTTTTGCTTAACTGTCTGAGCGTAGCGAGTTTTAAGCTTTGTATGAAATGATAATTTTTTTCAAAGCTAAAATTTTATCTGCGGTGGCTTTCTTTGGTTCGTTTCTTTGCCACCAAAGAAATGAACAAATAAATATAATACATTACTTTTTTGTATTTTTAAATTAAAATTTTATCTATAATAATTTTCTTTAGTTCGTTTCTTTACTATAAAAGAAATGAACATCATTTTATTTTTAGGAGGATTTTTATGTCAACTTCTGATATTCAAAAAGTACAACAAGCACAACTTCATTCTACACTTTGGGACATGGCAAATAATTTGCGTGGTAGTATGGAAGCTTACGAATTCAAATCTTATATTTTAGGATTGATCTTTTATCGCTATCTATCTGAAAAAGTAGAAAAAAATGCTCATTTATTATTAAAAGATGATAATATCTCTTTTGAAGATTTCTATGCTGATAATGATGAAGATGTAAGAAACGATTTTAGTTCTGATATTGTTGAATCTCTTGGTTACTTTATCGCACCACAATATTTATTTTCTCACTTCACTAAAGTCTTAAAAGAAACAAATAGCTTCGATATTGAAGAACTCGACAAAGCTATTTCTGCCATTTCTGAATCATCACTCGGTACACAAAGCCAGCATGATTTTGAAGGTTTATTTGATGATATGGATTTAAAATCCACCAAACTTGGCAAAGATGTCAAAGAACGTAGCCAAGTAATCGGCAAAGTATTAGCTAGTATAGACAATCTTGATTTAGATTTTGATAATGCTGAAATTGATGTACTCGGTGATGCATACGAATATTTAATAGGCATGTTCGCCCAGACAGCAGGCAAAAAAGCTGGCGAATTCTATACACCACAACAAGTATCCAAAATCTTAGCTCGCCTTGTAACTTTAAATAAAGATAAATCATTCTCCGTATACGATCCATGTTGCGGTAGTGGTTCGCTTCTTCTTCGTGTCGGCAAAGAAACTAAAGTTACTTATTACTACGGACAAGAAAAAACTGCAACTACCTATAACCTTGCTCGCATGAATATGCTTTTACACAATATTCAATATCAACATTTTGAAATAGCAAATGGCGATACACTTGAAGAACCTGCTTTCATGGATAAAAAATTCAGTGCAGTCGTAGCCAATCCGCCATATTCTGCCAAATGGTCTGCTGATAAAAAATTCTTAGAAGACGAACGCTTCAGCCCTTACGGCAAACTTGCACCTTCTAGCAAAGCAGATTTTGCCTTCGTCTGCCATATGTTAAACTCCTTAGATGAAGACGGCACTATGGCTGTAGTATTGCCACATGGTGTATTATTCCGTGGCTCTGCTGAAGAACAAATCCGCAAAGTAATTATCCGTGATTACAACTATCTTGATACAGTCATCGGCTTACCTGCAAACTTATTCTATGGCACAAGTATTCCGACTTGTATCTTAGTCTTCAAGAAAAATCGTCCAAACAAAGATATATTATTTATTGATGCTTCCAAAGAATTCGACAAAGGCAAAAATCAAAACCTCATCACAGATGAACATATCCATAAAATCATCGAAACATATAAAAACCGCCAAGATGTAGAAAAATATGCTCATGTTGCCACTATCGAAGAAATCGAAGAAAACGACTATAACCTCAATATTCCTCGTTATGTAGATACATTTGAAGAAGAAGAACCAGTAGACCTACAAGCAGAATTTGCCACATTGACCAAACTCCAAAACGAAAGCCAAAATATTGATGAAGAATTAGATAAATACTTCCATGAATTGGGGTTAAAATAATGAATGTACCAAAATTAAGATTTAAAGAATTCACTGATAAATGGCAAAAAGTTCCATTAAATTTATTTACTAATATATATGGTGGATATGCTTTTAAAAGTGAAAACTTGTTAAATTATAAAGCTAAATATCAAGTTATAAAAATGGGAAATGTAAATAACAATACTTTAAATTTAGAAAAAAATCCTAGATATTTAAATACTATTTCTCAAAAAGAATTACCATATTTATTAGAAAAAAATGATATTATATTAACTTTAACTGGAACGTTTGGAAAAAAAGATTTTGGATATTCTTATCAAATAAAAAATGAAACTAATTTACTTTTAAATCAAAGATTAGCTGTTTTTAAAATAACCAATTCAAATTACTCTGCTAATTTTTTGAAATATATATTATTAAATAATACATTTTTAAACAAATTTTTTAGATTTTCAGTTGGTGGCACTGGTAATCAAGCTAACGTTAGTATTCAAGATATAAAATCTTTTAAAATACCTTTTCCTAAATTAGAAGAACAAAATAAAATTGCTAATTTCCTTACTACAGTAGATAAAAAAATAACAAACCTAGAAAATACTATCATTAGCCTAGAAAATCAGAAAAAAGGATTGCTACAACAAATCTTTAGCCAAAAACTACGCTTTAAAGATAAAAACGGCAATAATTATCCTAATTGGGAAAAGAAAAAATTAGGCGATATTGCTACTTTAAAAAATGGTATTTCTAAAAGTAATGAAGCGTTTGGACACGGAAAAAAATTCATTAATTTACAAGACATTTTTAATAAGTCTTATATTTTTAATGATAATTATTCATTAGTTGATGTAACAGAAAAAGAACTTTCAGAAAATAATTTGTTAAAAGGTGATGTTCTTTTTGTTCGTTCTTCTGTAAAACGTGAAGGCGTAGGTTTACCTTGTGTAATCATGGAAAATCTGATTGATACCGTTTATTCTGGATTTATTATCAGGTGTAGATTTAATATAAATGAAAATATTTATCTTCACTATAAAAAATATTGTTTTCTAGAATTTAGTTTTAGAAAAGCTTTATTGAAAAAAAGTTCTTCTAGTGCTAATACTAATATAAATCAAGATAATTTATCCAAACTATATGTTAATTTACCTTGTTTAGAAGAACAAACAAAAATAGCCGATTTCCTTTCAGCATTTGACCGCAAACTCGAAAACCAAAAAGCACAACTAGAACACTGGAAACAAATAAAAAAAGGACTATTACAACAAATGTTCGTATAGTCCGCTTACTTTTCTTTCATGAGCAAGAAAAGTAACAAAAGAACTCTACCTCCCGATACCAATTTTTCTTTGTCAATTATAAAACCATGACTATAACGCTCTAAACTCGCTTCGCTCAAACAGTAGAGCTAAATTCATAGTCATGGTTTTATCCTTGCCAATAGCCTACGGCTACCGCAAAATTTGCTAACGTGAGGAATATTTGGTTATTATTTTATTTATCGTTTTTTCGCATTTTAAAATTTTAATGGTAACGCTAGTTATTGAAAATCTTTAATAATACCAAACTTTTTCCCACATTTTAGCATCTTTTTACGGTAGCTATCAGCAAAGTAAAAAGTGCGTGAGCGGGTGATTTCTTTGGTTCGTTTCTTTATCATTAAAGAAATGAACAACTATATTATTATTATTGCATTTTCTCTTTTTCCCTTTCATAATTATAATTAATAAGACTTCTACGAGGTAATAATTATGGACGGACAAAATATTTTTTATCATTATACATCAATCAATTCACTTTATAATATCATCATGAGTCGTGAGCTTTGGCTGACCAATCTAAAATCTTCTAATGATAAATCAGAGAGATATTATACTGTAAATCATATGCTCAAAGATATGGACGAAATTATAAATAATTCTACTGATGATAATTTCAAGCAATATCTATCATTATTGAAAAAAAGTTTTGAAACCCATATGCCTGACTTAAAAAATTATCTCAAAAAAAGTGATGGTTATTCGCTAAGTTTAACCGATAAAAAAGATAATCTCTCACATTGGGAAAGATATGCTTCTAGTTATAGTGGTGTTTGTATCGGTATCAACATGGATAAACTCAATGTAAATTTCAAAGATTATTCCCATTTTTCCATAACAGAACTAGAAAAAATTCTCTATAGTGATGCTGAAATCTTAGATAAATTATCCCATATCTGTGCTTGTTTTTACGATTTATTTGAAGAACAAATCCGCAATTATAATGACCCTTTTCAAAAATATATCGAACAATATGGCTTTATCGTTTTAGTCATTGCCTATAATAAAGTCATGAACTTTGCTAAAAATAATTATTTTGCTGATGAACATGAATTTCGTCTGCTTTTTTATCCTAAAACTCTATCTATGAAAAAAGATTTTTTGAGCATGAGCCGTAATATTATCTTACCTGCTACGCTCAAACCTTTGCATGACAAATTCCATTCACTATTGCGAATGTCTTCCATTGAACAGACGCATTTTTCTTTATTTAAAAACGAAATCCGCAGTTATCATAAATTATGTTTAGCTGATATTTGGGATAGTGAACTAATTCCTGAAATCACTCTCGGTGCTATGTGTAGACAAAATAAACAAGAATTAAGCCATTTTCTCAAGGCTAATGGCTTGAAAAAAACAAAGATAACTATTTCTAAAATTCCTATTAGATGATTTAACTAATTAATTTTTATAGAAGGTGTTAATATGATTTCTATTGATTTAGGTGATATTACTATTCTTGATTGTGATGCAATCGTCAATGCTGCGAATAAAACGCTTCTCGGCGGTGGTGGAGTCGACGGTGCTATTCATCGCCGTGCAGGTCGTGAGCTTTTAGCAGAATGTCGCACTCTCGGTGGCTGTGAAACTGGCGAAGCTAAAATCACTAAGGGCTATAATTTAAAAGCAAAATATGTAATTCATACAGTAGGGCCAATTTGTTCTACTCAAAAAAATCAAGCTTCGCTACTTGCCAATTGCTATAAAAATTCTTTAGATTTAGCTTTGAAACACGATATTCACAGTATCGCTTTTCCTGCTATCTCCACTGGTGTATATCATTATCCACTAGAAGAAGCGACAAAAATTGCTATCTCTACAGTCAAAACATGGCTAGATATGCATAAAGATTATAAACTTGATATTATTTTCTCTTGTTTTGATGAAAAAACTTATAATATGTATCAACGATATCTTGAAGCTTAAAACTACATTTTCATATCATATTTTATTAAAATTTTGCTAGGAATTAGTATTTTGCTAATTTCTTTTTTATTTTTCACCTAAATTTTATTGCTAGTCTTAAAATCTAGTGATAAACTATTCTTTGTATTTTTTATTAGCTTTATCATATTTATGAAGTTTATAAAAAATTTATCACTTATATTTTATTTATAAAGGAGGTATTTTATCATCTAAGAAAAATTATAGCTATTACATATTTTTTAATCGTTTTTCACTTAACAATTTAATATTTAACTAAAGGAGAATTACTGTTGATTGCATTAAAAGAAGCTTATAACGCTGGTTTATTCAAATCTGAACATTTAGGAAAAAATATCTCCGCAGGTATCGTAGTCGGTATCGTGGCTATGCCTCTTGCTATGGCATTTGCTATCGCTAGTGGCGTATCTCCTGCACAAGGTATTTATACTGCTATTATTTCCGCATTTTTCGTTTCTATCTTTGGTGGCTCTCGTGTACAGATTGCAGGCCCTACAGGTGCATTTATCGTTTTACTCAGTGGCATTTTGATACAATATGGTCTAGCAGGCCTACAAATCGCCACTATCATGGCTGGTATTATTTTAGTTTTAATGTCTATCGCCAAACTCGGTGATGTCATTCGCTTTATTCCTGCTCCTGTTATCGTTGGCTTCACTGCTGGTATCGGTGTTACTATTTGGGTTGGTCAATGGCAATCCTTCTTTGGTTTCCCGCCAATTGCTCACGCTGAAATGTTCCATGAAAAACTTTATTTGATGATTTTATCTTTACCACAAAGTCATATGCCTACACTCATGATTAGTTTAATCAGCCTTGCTATTATCCTAATCATGCCAAAAATTCCACTTGCTAAAAAACTCCCAGCACCACTTTGGGCAATGGTTGTCGCTACTTGTATCCAATCTTATTATCAATTCCCTGGGGTTGCTACTATCGGCACTGCTTTTGGTGGTATTCCTCAAGGCTTACCAAGTCTTACACTTCCTGAAATATCTATTTCTGATGTATTTGCTTTGATTGGCCCAGCTTTTACTATTGCCATGCTCGGTGCTATTGAATCATTATTATCTGCCGTTGTTGCTGATGGTATGACAGGTCATCAACACAATTCTAACCAAGAATTATTCGGTCAAGGTCTTGCTAATATCGTTTGTCCTCTCTTTGGTGGTATCGCTGCTACTGGTGCTATCGCTCGTACTGCTACAAATATTCGTCAAGGTGGTACAAATCCACTTGCAGGCTTAGTTCACTGCGTATTTTTAGTATTAGTATTATTCTTCTTAGCTCCACTTGCTGCTAATATTCCACTTGCCTCTATGGCTGCGATTTTATTCGTCGTATCCTACAATATGAGTGATGTACCGAATTTTATTCGCCTTATCCGTGTTGCCCCTCGTGCAGACTCCCTTATTTTGCTCATCACATTCTTTTTGACTATCTTCACTGATTTAGTAGTTGCTGTAAACGTTGGTGTCGTACTTGCTATTTTACAGTTCATGCGTAAAATGGTATTTTCTGTTGATGTTCACGCTATCCACCATACAGAAATTGAACCACAGTTCCAAAAAGAATTAGAACATCACCCTGAAATGCTCGTTTATACTATCGAAGGGCCACTCTTTTTCGGTGCTGTAAGTGCCTTTGAACGTTCCCTTGCCCATATCGATAAAGATCCAAAATCTTTAATTTTACGCTTTGAAAGCGTGCCATTCGTAGATTTAAGTGGTCTTAAAATGCTCAATGAAATCGTTAAACATCTTCAAAAACGTGGCATTGAAGTATATCTTTGCGAAGCTAATCCACAAGTTCGCCGTCATATGTATCGTGCTGGATTATTCCGTACATTAGGTAGAAAACACCTCTGGCGTAAATTCTCTACAGCTCTTGAAAAATGTGAAGCTGATTTAGCCGAAAAAAATAAACACAAAGAAAAATAATATTATAAAAAGCTCTATAGATTTTTATTCTATAGAGCTTTTTTATCTTTAATTAAATTAACAATATCATCTAACTGTGCTTTTATCCTTGCAAAATCTTGATTTAAATTTAAAGTTTGTACATAAAATTCATTTCCAGCCATCATATATTTGTGTCTTATTTCCCCATCTTTGACAGTTTGAGCATACAATAATAATCCTTTTACATTACCTGTATTTATCTTATCTTTATTTTTTACATACGTAAAAATTTGATACAAATTATCTGAATGATGTTTTAAATGGCTATTTTGATATCTACTATGTTTTACTAAACTATATTGATAAAATTTAGTGTCAATAATCAATATTTTATTTGCATATGTCAACGTAATATCTGTTCTCATCCTAGGCAAAAAAGCTAATGCTTCATCATCACTATTCATACTATTTACGTTCCATCTAATAACCGCTGATTTTGCCTTCAATTCTGGATAATGCTTTTTATAATAATTAAGCACAAATTTTTCATATAAATTAGCCATATTTATATCATCAATAAAATTCCATAAATAATTATCGCCTTGTTTATCGCTTAATATATGTCTATCATATATCAAATAACAAATATTCATCAATAACTCATAAGACATATTATTTCTATGATAATAATTTTTTAATTGTTTCCATTTTATATTTACTAAATCTATATATTCTACCTTAGAAAAATACCGTAAATATTTTTTTATGATAATCTTATATTCTTCTTTGATTTTCGTATCTTTTAATAAAAGTATCATTGTTGCTTTTATAATTCTATTAAAAATATTATCATAACTAAGTTCATCAAATTGACAATAAATTTGTTTTTTCCCTGTATTTAATAGATTTAATGTTTTCTGTAATACAATTTTTCCTCGTACTACAAGCAATAAATCTTCTTTTTCTTGATAATCAGTATATAATCCCTTTTTTAATTGATAATTAACGCCTTTTATTAAAATGCTTGTCAACAAATCTTCTATATCCTCAAAATTCTCTACGGCTAAACAAGCATATTGTTTTTTATTCAAATCACAATAGACATAAGCAAGCATATAATATATGTTTTTAATCAAAATGTTATTTTGTTTCATTATCAAAAATACCTTCAAATTCATCTTGCCAATAACTTACTTTATCTAAATCATCAAAATAATATTCTCTCAATATAGGTAAAATTTCATAATATGCTATCTCTTTTAATAAATCTCTTGTACAAATATCTTTATTCAAATTACATAAATAACTGTGCCCTATACAAAAATCTTCACCTAAAGATATATCATCACTAATTTCATGATTCAATTTTATCAATAGATTTACTAATTTATTAAAATAATCATTTTCTAATTTCTTTTGATATTCTTTAAAGCTACCATCTTCAAATGCTGGCTTAATCTTAAAAAAGCTAAATCTTCTACGCAAAGCATAATCAACAACGGCTAGACTTTTATCTGCAGTATTCATCATGCCTATAATATATAAATTATTCGGTACAGCAAAATTTTTTCCATTATACGATAAAATTATTTCTTCATCTCGATAATTTGCTTCAATAAGCATCAATAATTCACCGAAAATCTTACTGATATTACCGCGATTAATTTCATCAATAATAAAGAAATAATCATTTTCTCTATCACTTTGAGCTATTTGACAAAAATTATAAAAAATACCTGTTTTCAATACAAAACCATTTTCACTTGGTCGATAACCCATTACAAAATCTTCATAAGCATAACTTTGATGAAATTGTACCATACGTATATATTTATCGTCTTTTTTTCCTAATAATGAATATACTAATCTTTTAGCCATAAAAGTTTTACCAACACCTGGTGCACCAGCTAAAATAATGTTTTTCTTTCGTTTTAATACATTCAATAAATTATTATAAAAATCTTCTTCAATAAATACTTCTTGTAAAAAATTTTCTTTAGTATATATTTTTACTTCATTATTTTCTTCATAATCTTCCTCATTTTCAATATCTATATCATATCTATTTGCCCAATAAGGATATGTTAAAAATTTATCATAATCTTGTTCTATATCATTAAAAGTAAAATCCAATAAAGCACCATAGACCCAATCATCATCTTTGCGTTCAACTTTATTTATTGTACCTCTATATTGTAAAAAAAACCATTTTTTAGGTTTTTCCCATGGTTTATCCCATTTTACTGATACTCGCCTTCCATCTTGTTTATTCTCTATTATCGTTCCTTTTGCTTTTAATTTCATTACAGCTACAGATTTATTATTTACATCAAATGGTAAATCTCTTTTTTGTGTATATGCAGATTTTATAACAATTTTATCGCCTACCTGCATACTCTTTACTTTATCTAAATATTTATTTTCATATCCATTCTCCCAATATCCATTTTTCACAAATTCATCAAAATAATCCACCCCTTCCATATTAGCTCCAACATACCAACATTTATCAACCTTAATCATTTCCTGCTTCTTTTCCTCATTAAAATTTTCTATAAAATAAGCTATATCCATAGTTAGTAAATTTAAATTTTCATCTTGATAACAATCTTTATTTAATCTATTTTTTGATAAATTAATTAATTCTTCATCTTCTTTTATTACAGACTTTATTTCATCATATAAGTTTATAGCTTCTTTAATATCACCTTTTTTTACTTTTTTGCTATATTTTAATTTTTCGGCACACAATTTAAATATAGAATACCTATATATATAATATTTATCAGGATATCTAAGAAACAAATATAAACTTATTATATTGAATGTCTGATAATGCGATTTATTTTTATTATGTTCATCTCTTAAAAATAAATTATCTGCTTTCGTTTTAAAATGATTCATTCTTTTATTTAAAGAAATATTTTCATCATATAAATATTCAAACATTGATTTTACTGTATCTTTATCCTTTTTTACAAACTCTAACAATACACTCTTTGGATAAAAATTATTACTACAAATTAAATTATTAGCTACTTTAGCAAAAGGCGTTTGAACATAATCTACTAAAGCTTTATTTAACATATTATAAAAGTCTACAGCTTCAATATCCCAATTTTTTTGAAATTTTGCTACTATATACCATTTATAAATCTCATCTTGATTTATTCTATCAAAATCTTCTTTATATTCTTCTATATAATATTTTAAAATCTCTCTATCCATAAAATACTATTTTTATACTCCTACTTTTTATTTCACAAACTTAAATTAATTAATAAAAAAGGTACTGCTGATATTTAAAACTCTATCAACAATACCTTTTATTTATTTTTATTTTTTATATTCTTCGGCTAACTTTTTAAATAAAGACAAAGATTTTTCAATTGTTTCTGTCTTTATGCAATAAGAAGCTCTGAAATGTCCTGGGCAACCAAAGTCACTACCTGGAACTAATAATAAATCATATTTTTGAGCGCGTTTACAGAAAGCATAATCATCTGGTTCTAAAGATTGAGGGAAAAGATAAAATGCTCCCTGTGGTTTTACGCATTTAAAACCAGCTTCGATAAGTCCATTGTAGAGTAATTTACCATTTTTTTCATAAGTGGACATATCGGACTCTTTACCTGCACAACGAGCAATTACTAATTGGAATAAAGATGGAGCATTTACGTGAGTCAATACTCTAGCAGCTCCAGCAATAGCGCCATAAACTTTGCCAAAGTCAGCTACTTCATCTGGTACTACGATATAACCGATACGTTCACCAGGAAGTGAGAAAGATTTACTATAAGAATAGCAAACAATAGTATTATCATAGTATTTTGGCAAATATGGTACATCTACACCATAAGCAATTTCACGATAAGGTTCATCAGAAATTAAGAAAATTGGGTGATTATATTCTTTTGATTTTGCATTCAAAACTTCTGCCAATTTTTTGATAGTTTCTTCACTATATACAACACCGCTAGGATTATTAGGTGAATTTACAATAATTGCTTTTGTTTTTGCAGTTATCATTTCTTCAAACTTATCAAATTGAATTTGAAAATCATCTATTTTGGCAGGAACTACTTTTAAACTAGCTCCTGTGGATTCTACAAAGCATTTATATTCAGGAAAATATGGAGCAAATGTGATGAATTCATCGCCTGCTTCACTTAACGCTTTAAAAGTAATTGTAATCGCACCAGCAGCACCGCCAGTAATAAATAAATTTTTACCAGCGAAATTAGTACCAAAACGGCGATTAATATCTTTAGCTAAAACTTCTCTAACTTCTGGATTACCCGGAGCTACAGTATAACCATGTA
Coding sequences:
- a CDS encoding type I restriction-modification system subunit M, giving the protein MSTSDIQKVQQAQLHSTLWDMANNLRGSMEAYEFKSYILGLIFYRYLSEKVEKNAHLLLKDDNISFEDFYADNDEDVRNDFSSDIVESLGYFIAPQYLFSHFTKVLKETNSFDIEELDKAISAISESSLGTQSQHDFEGLFDDMDLKSTKLGKDVKERSQVIGKVLASIDNLDLDFDNAEIDVLGDAYEYLIGMFAQTAGKKAGEFYTPQQVSKILARLVTLNKDKSFSVYDPCCGSGSLLLRVGKETKVTYYYGQEKTATTYNLARMNMLLHNIQYQHFEIANGDTLEEPAFMDKKFSAVVANPPYSAKWSADKKFLEDERFSPYGKLAPSSKADFAFVCHMLNSLDEDGTMAVVLPHGVLFRGSAEEQIRKVIIRDYNYLDTVIGLPANLFYGTSIPTCILVFKKNRPNKDILFIDASKEFDKGKNQNLITDEHIHKIIETYKNRQDVEKYAHVATIEEIEENDYNLNIPRYVDTFEEEEPVDLQAEFATLTKLQNESQNIDEELDKYFHELGLK
- a CDS encoding restriction endonuclease subunit S; this encodes MNVPKLRFKEFTDKWQKVPLNLFTNIYGGYAFKSENLLNYKAKYQVIKMGNVNNNTLNLEKNPRYLNTISQKELPYLLEKNDIILTLTGTFGKKDFGYSYQIKNETNLLLNQRLAVFKITNSNYSANFLKYILLNNTFLNKFFRFSVGGTGNQANVSIQDIKSFKIPFPKLEEQNKIANFLTTVDKKITNLENTIISLENQKKGLLQQIFSQKLRFKDKNGNNYPNWEKKKLGDIATLKNGISKSNEAFGHGKKFINLQDIFNKSYIFNDNYSLVDVTEKELSENNLLKGDVLFVRSSVKREGVGLPCVIMENLIDTVYSGFIIRCRFNINENIYLHYKKYCFLEFSFRKALLKKSSSSANTNINQDNLSKLYVNLPCLEEQTKIADFLSAFDRKLENQKAQLEHWKQIKKGLLQQMFV
- a CDS encoding DUF2971 domain-containing protein; the encoded protein is MDGQNIFYHYTSINSLYNIIMSRELWLTNLKSSNDKSERYYTVNHMLKDMDEIINNSTDDNFKQYLSLLKKSFETHMPDLKNYLKKSDGYSLSLTDKKDNLSHWERYASSYSGVCIGINMDKLNVNFKDYSHFSITELEKILYSDAEILDKLSHICACFYDLFEEQIRNYNDPFQKYIEQYGFIVLVIAYNKVMNFAKNNYFADEHEFRLLFYPKTLSMKKDFLSMSRNIILPATLKPLHDKFHSLLRMSSIEQTHFSLFKNEIRSYHKLCLADIWDSELIPEITLGAMCRQNKQELSHFLKANGLKKTKITISKIPIR
- a CDS encoding O-acetyl-ADP-ribose deacetylase codes for the protein MISIDLGDITILDCDAIVNAANKTLLGGGGVDGAIHRRAGRELLAECRTLGGCETGEAKITKGYNLKAKYVIHTVGPICSTQKNQASLLANCYKNSLDLALKHDIHSIAFPAISTGVYHYPLEEATKIAISTVKTWLDMHKDYKLDIIFSCFDEKTYNMYQRYLEA
- a CDS encoding SulP family inorganic anion transporter; amino-acid sequence: MIALKEAYNAGLFKSEHLGKNISAGIVVGIVAMPLAMAFAIASGVSPAQGIYTAIISAFFVSIFGGSRVQIAGPTGAFIVLLSGILIQYGLAGLQIATIMAGIILVLMSIAKLGDVIRFIPAPVIVGFTAGIGVTIWVGQWQSFFGFPPIAHAEMFHEKLYLMILSLPQSHMPTLMISLISLAIILIMPKIPLAKKLPAPLWAMVVATCIQSYYQFPGVATIGTAFGGIPQGLPSLTLPEISISDVFALIGPAFTIAMLGAIESLLSAVVADGMTGHQHNSNQELFGQGLANIVCPLFGGIAATGAIARTATNIRQGGTNPLAGLVHCVFLVLVLFFLAPLAANIPLASMAAILFVVSYNMSDVPNFIRLIRVAPRADSLILLITFFLTIFTDLVVAVNVGVVLAILQFMRKMVFSVDVHAIHHTEIEPQFQKELEHHPEMLVYTIEGPLFFGAVSAFERSLAHIDKDPKSLILRFESVPFVDLSGLKMLNEIVKHLQKRGIEVYLCEANPQVRRHMYRAGLFRTLGRKHLWRKFSTALEKCEADLAEKNKHKEK
- a CDS encoding 5-methylcytosine restriction system specificity protein McrC; this encodes MKQNNILIKNIYYMLAYVYCDLNKKQYACLAVENFEDIEDLLTSILIKGVNYQLKKGLYTDYQEKEDLLLVVRGKIVLQKTLNLLNTGKKQIYCQFDELSYDNIFNRIIKATMILLLKDTKIKEEYKIIIKKYLRYFSKVEYIDLVNIKWKQLKNYYHRNNMSYELLMNICYLIYDRHILSDKQGDNYLWNFIDDINMANLYEKFVLNYYKKHYPELKAKSAVIRWNVNSMNSDDEALAFLPRMRTDITLTYANKILIIDTKFYQYSLVKHSRYQNSHLKHHSDNLYQIFTYVKNKDKINTGNVKGLLLYAQTVKDGEIRHKYMMAGNEFYVQTLNLNQDFARIKAQLDDIVNLIKDKKAL
- a CDS encoding AAA family ATPase, with the protein product MDREILKYYIEEYKEDFDRINQDEIYKWYIVAKFQKNWDIEAVDFYNMLNKALVDYVQTPFAKVANNLICSNNFYPKSVLLEFVKKDKDTVKSMFEYLYDENISLNKRMNHFKTKADNLFLRDEHNKNKSHYQTFNIISLYLFLRYPDKYYIYRYSIFKLCAEKLKYSKKVKKGDIKEAINLYDEIKSVIKEDEELINLSKNRLNKDCYQDENLNLLTMDIAYFIENFNEEKKQEMIKVDKCWYVGANMEGVDYFDEFVKNGYWENGYENKYLDKVKSMQVGDKIVIKSAYTQKRDLPFDVNNKSVAVMKLKAKGTIIENKQDGRRVSVKWDKPWEKPKKWFFLQYRGTINKVERKDDDWVYGALLDFTFNDIEQDYDKFLTYPYWANRYDIDIENEEDYEENNEVKIYTKENFLQEVFIEEDFYNNLLNVLKRKKNIILAGAPGVGKTFMAKRLVYSLLGKKDDKYIRMVQFHQSYAYEDFVMGYRPSENGFVLKTGIFYNFCQIAQSDRENDYFFIIDEINRGNISKIFGELLMLIEANYRDEEIILSYNGKNFAVPNNLYIIGMMNTADKSLAVVDYALRRRFSFFKIKPAFEDGSFKEYQKKLENDYFNKLVNLLIKLNHEISDDISLGEDFCIGHSYLCNLNKDICTRDLLKEIAYYEILPILREYYFDDLDKVSYWQDEFEGIFDNETK